In Pseudochaenichthys georgianus chromosome 6, fPseGeo1.2, whole genome shotgun sequence, a single window of DNA contains:
- the b4galnt3b gene encoding beta-1,4-N-acetylgalactosaminyltransferase 3, which translates to MRDKMFAAFFPLKKLRRNCKYLLFGAILLVGVVAVYHEMVAAKAWSSDTSMNPDSSSWRRSMFDERVRRDHQPVSVEDSTAWRASYTPQIWKPEYKGQANLHVFEDWCGSSTADLHKNMHYPLYPHSRTTVKKLAVSPQWTNYGLRIFGYLHPYIDGEFVFALSSDDNSEFWLSTDDSPDNLQSLAWVGKTGTEWTAPGEFEKYASQTSKPLWLSAQRRYFFEVIHKQNHRGTDHVEVAWQLLDQGSRFKVIESHHISLYVNESALLMSDVAHIPQTAASHQHTSTEQQKGAADMLREDPRDSFYQVPLLDNKFLQGVLPDCSYKPSYIIKDFPLLRYQGLQFVHMSYIFPNDYTRLTHMEAENSCFYPESPYYMKMFGFSRYMRLDRPDTQETGNIGQDFGFQRRKSEQVEEDYLNNETYQREKEAGRDQVDNAIFQDYGDDFDDYAQRRRRKLFSLVVHDTNNKLRNTSDTRRDTDELQRRQGKDIVPEQQKPAQPQQTTPASKHQPPLQHNRSQLKLESRIEKVEKIKLKGKLKPAKKRKPESVKTAVRPGKTNPMKSLDREQLKPMEPPAVPSEQLHSKRLNIQRSRKMNSTKNQRLKDSKLQPLEKEDAPPPEKPTVDLQRKLVKIDLQPTANHQFATPKKDIVHSVVMLNQRDTYTKKKHRDRERKKKMPLQDLENSINRAKMMAEDKMEKKQSVTREVEDQGGEEEEDRNRAVRRRDSLWGPGEDFEGTDDEDLTPAPVFDTEVNWSQTFQVNHLDLQAQRSDWIDLQCNISGNVLLQPRDALPIVQAFMDQLNQKHHGQFTLVRVVNVVKRVDGMQGSRYLVELELKDANGQLLRLSQYIYTLIHHSRQPSKDFRFQGQEPQLVLCNPVGFRWNPEATVHFIVPVKNQARWVQQLIADMEQLFRETRDSNFNLIIADYNSTDIDVRKALQKSSLPRYQYVKLSGNFERSAGLQAGINLIDDDHSIVFLCDLHIHFPPSIIDTIRKHCVEGYMAFAPIVLRLSCGATPLDAKGYWEVNGFGLLGIFKSDLDAVGGMNTKEFKERWGGEDWELLDRILQAGLEVERFYLRKFFHHYHSKRGMWNRRVLPRHS; encoded by the exons ATGAGAGACAAGATGTTCGCAGCGTTTTTCCCCCTGAAGAAACTGCGGCGCAATTGCAAATATCTTCTGTTCGGGGCGATTCTGCTGGTCGGAGTTGTGGCAGTGTACCATGAGATGGTGGCTGCAAAAGCTTGGAGCAGTGATACCA GTATGAATCCTGACAGCAGTAGCTGGAGGAGATCCATGTTTGACGAAAGG GTCAGAAGGGACCATCAACCAGTCTCTGTGGAGGATTCAACTGCTTGGAGGGCCAGCTACACTCCACAAATCTGGAAaccagag TATAAGGGACAGGCCAATCTGCATGTTTTTGAGGACTGGTGTGGCAGTTCTACAGCTGACCTCCACAAGAACATGCACTACCCACTGTATCCTCAT TCCAGGACGACAGTTAAGAAGCTGGCCGTCTCTCCTCAGTGGACCAACTACGGGCTCAGGATATTTGGTTATCTACATCCTTACATTGACG GAGAGTTTGTGTTTGCTTTGAGCTCTGATGACAACTCAGAATTTTGGCTCAGCACAGATGACTCTCCCGATAACTTGCAGTCATTGGCATGGGTTGGAAAG actggaacagaATGGACAGCCCCAGGTGAATTTGAGAAGTATGCCAGTCAGACCTCCAAACCACTCTG GCTGTCTGCTCAAAGAAGGTACTTTTTTGAAGTCATCCACAAGCAAAACCACAGAGGGACTGACCATGTGGAGGTGGCA TGGCAGCTCCTTGACCAAGGCTCTCGTTTCAAGGTTATTGAATCCCATCACATCTCCCTCTACGTTA ATGAGTCTGCCTTGTTAATGAGTGATGTAGCCCACATACCACAGACGGCTGCAAGCCACCAGCACACCTCCACAGAACAGCAGAAAGGTGCAGCAGACATGCTGAGGGAAGACCCGCGAGACTCTTTCTACCAAG tGCCTTTGCTAGACAACAAGTTCCTACAAGGTGTCCTTCCTGACTGCTCGTACAAGCCCAGCTACATAATAAAAGACTTTCCTCTCCTCCGCTATCAAGGACTGcagttt GTCCACATGTCCTACATCTTCCCCAATGACTACACCCGACTTACACACATGGAGGCAGAGAACAGCTGCTTCTACCCCGAAAGTCCCTACTACATGAAGAT GTTTGGTTTCTCCAGATACATGAGACTAGACCGACCTGATacgcaggaaacaggaaacatagGACAAG ATTTTGGCTTCCAAAGAAGAAAATCGGAGCAAGTTGAGGAAGATTACTTGAACAATGAAACCTATCAAAGAGAAAAGGAAGCGGGACGGGACCAGGTTGATAACGCAATCTTTCAAGACTATGGTGATGATTTTGATGATTATGCTCAGAGACGCAGGCGCAAACTCTTCTCCTTAGTCGTGCATGACACTAATAACAAGCTACGGAACACGTCTGACACAAGACGGGACACAGATGAGTTGCAAAGGAGGCAAGGGAAAGACATTGTCCCAGAGCAACAGAAACCAGCCCAACCTCAGCAAACAACACCAGCCTCAAAACATCAACCACCTCTGCAACACAACCGCTCACAGTTAAAGCTGGAGAGCCGGATTGAAAAAGTAGAAAAGATCAAACTGAAGGGAAAGTTAAAACCAGCAAAGAAACGAAAGCCTGAATCAGTAAAGACCGCTGTGAGACCAGGAAAGACAAATCCCATGAAGTCATTGGACAGAGAGCAGCTTAAACCAATGGAACCACCAGCAGTCCCCTCAGAGCAGCTACATTCTAAACGGCTTAATATACAGAGGTCCCGTAAAATGAACAGTACCAAAAATCAGAGACTAAAAGACTCAAAGCTTCAACCCTTAGAGAAGGAGGATGCTCCTCCGCCTGAAAAACCCACAGTGGACCTTCAGCGGAAGTTAGTAAAGATCGATCTTCAGCCAACTGCCAATCACCAATTTGCGACTCCTAAGAAGGACATTGTGCACTCTGTAGTAATGCTAAATCAGAGGGACACATATACCAAAAAAAAACATAGGGATAGGGAGCGAAAGAAGAAAATGCCTCTTCAGGATCTAGAAAATAGCATTAACAGGGCAAAAATGATGGCTGAAGACAAAATGGAGAAAAAACAGTCAGTTACGAGAGAAGTGGAGGACCAAGGaggggaagaagaggaggatcgTAACAGGGCAGTGAGACGGAGAGACTCTCTCTGGGGACCAGGGGAAGACTTTGAAGGTACGGATGACGAGGATCTTACCCCAGCGCCGGTGTTTGACACTGAGGTAAACTGGAGCCAGACTTTCCAAGTCAACCACCTGGACCTTCAGGCTCAGCGGTCGGACTGGATCGACCTACAATGCAACATCTCAGGCAACGTGCTCCTCCAGCCCCGTGACGCTTTGCCCATAGTCCAGGCTTTCATGGACCAACTCAACCAAAAGCACCATGG GCAGTTCACGTTGGTGCGTGTGGTTAACGTTGTGAAGCGTGTGGACGGGATGCAGGGCAGCCGCTACCTTGTGGAGCTTGAGCTGAAAGATGCAAACGGCCAGCTGCTGCGCCTATCGCAATACATCTACACTCTGATCCACCATAGCAGGCAGCCCAGCAAGGACTTCCGTTTCCAAGGACAGGAACCTCAGCTGGTGCTGTGTAACCCGGTGGGCTTCCGCTGGAACCCAGAGGCCACCGTTCACTTCATAGTACCAG TGAAAAACCAGGCTCGTTGGGTGCAGCAGCTGATTGCAGATATGGAACAACTTTTCAGAGAAACCAGAGACTCCAACTTCAACCTCATCATCGCCGACTACAACAGCACTGACATTGATGTGAGGAAGGCTCTGCAGAAGTCCTCACTCCccag GTACCAGTATGTGAAGCTGAGCGGAAACTTTGAGCGCTCTGCGGGTCTGCAAGCAGGAATCAATCTTATAGAT GATGACCACAGCATTGTGTTTCTGTGCGACCTCCACATCCACTTCCCTCCCTCCATCATTGACACCATCAGGAAGCACTGTGTGGAGGGATACATGGCGTTTGCTCCAATAGTGCTGAGACTGTCCTGCGGGGCTACGCCATTAGATGCCAAAG GTTACTGGGAGGTCAACGGTTTTGGCCTGCTGGGCATCTTTAAGTCAGATCTGGACGCAGTGGGAGGAATGAACACCAAGGAATTCAAAGAGCGCTGGGGAGGAGAAGACTGGGAGCTCCTCGACAG